A region of Elusimicrobiota bacterium DNA encodes the following proteins:
- the typA gene encoding translational GTPase TypA produces MDPIASPASLATPAPRRKDVRNIAIIAHVDHGKTTLVDAMFRQTGEFKVKADKAQECLMDSNPQERERGITILAKCTSVQVGETRINIVDTPGHADFGSEVERILTMVDGVLLLIDALDGPMPQTRFVLRKSLELGLRPIVVINKVDRPFADPPKALNATFDLFVDLEASDAQLDFPIIYASGKNGWASEELHHTSTDLKPLFDAIVRHVPGPIADPDGPLQMLTTMIDYNSYVGRISIGRIHAGRVQRNQTVTLMKQDGRALPGRISKLYGFFGLERREIESAQAGDIVAIAGLEEARVGDTVAAAENPVALPPLEIDEPTLSIEFMVNDSPFSGRDGKFLTSRHLRERLQQELKTSVGLRVEEMALNVFKVSGRGELHLSVLIETMRREGFELAVSRPQVILKTEGGKVLEPAEYLLVDVDQTYQGAVMENLGKRGMEIKNMHVDGHHRLRLEGVITARSLIGFKSEFLAQTKGTGLMHHSFHGYIPRTAPPARRAAGVLVAKESGLATSYALQSLQERSVLFVAPQIDIYAGMIVGQNSRENDMVVNPCKKKALTNMRAAGSDDIVQLTPPRVFSLEQAIAYIEDDELAEITPKTIRLRKKELDHSLRRKSEKREEDLAD; encoded by the coding sequence ATGGATCCCATCGCCTCCCCCGCTTCCCTCGCCACGCCCGCCCCCCGGCGGAAGGATGTGCGGAACATCGCCATTATCGCCCACGTGGACCACGGGAAGACCACGCTCGTGGACGCCATGTTCCGGCAAACCGGCGAATTCAAAGTCAAGGCCGACAAGGCCCAAGAATGCCTGATGGACTCCAACCCCCAGGAACGGGAACGCGGCATCACCATTTTGGCCAAGTGCACCTCCGTCCAGGTCGGGGAAACTCGAATCAACATCGTGGACACCCCCGGCCACGCGGATTTCGGCAGCGAAGTGGAACGGATCCTGACCATGGTGGACGGCGTCCTGCTGCTGATCGACGCACTGGACGGCCCCATGCCGCAAACCCGTTTCGTCCTCCGCAAATCCCTCGAGCTGGGCCTGCGGCCCATCGTCGTTATCAACAAAGTGGACCGGCCCTTCGCCGATCCGCCGAAGGCCCTGAACGCGACCTTCGACCTTTTTGTGGACTTGGAGGCCTCGGACGCTCAATTGGATTTCCCGATCATCTACGCTTCGGGCAAGAACGGGTGGGCCAGCGAGGAGCTTCACCACACCTCGACCGACTTGAAACCCCTCTTCGACGCCATCGTCCGCCACGTGCCGGGACCCATCGCGGACCCGGATGGCCCGCTCCAGATGCTGACGACCATGATCGACTACAACAGTTACGTGGGACGGATCTCCATCGGCCGGATCCACGCCGGCCGCGTCCAACGGAACCAAACCGTGACGCTGATGAAACAGGACGGGCGCGCCCTCCCGGGCCGCATCTCCAAGCTTTACGGCTTCTTCGGGTTGGAACGGCGGGAAATCGAGTCCGCCCAAGCCGGAGACATCGTGGCCATCGCCGGCCTGGAGGAAGCCCGGGTGGGAGACACGGTGGCCGCCGCGGAAAATCCCGTCGCCCTGCCGCCGCTCGAAATCGACGAACCAACGTTGTCCATCGAGTTCATGGTGAACGACAGCCCTTTCTCAGGGCGCGATGGGAAATTCTTAACCTCCCGCCACTTGAGGGAGCGCCTCCAGCAAGAACTTAAAACCAGCGTGGGCCTACGGGTGGAAGAAATGGCGCTGAACGTCTTCAAGGTGTCCGGACGGGGAGAACTGCACCTCTCGGTCTTGATCGAGACCATGCGCCGGGAAGGGTTTGAGCTCGCCGTCTCCCGACCCCAGGTCATTTTGAAAACCGAGGGCGGAAAGGTTTTGGAACCGGCGGAGTATTTGTTGGTGGACGTGGACCAAACCTACCAGGGTGCGGTGATGGAAAATCTCGGCAAACGCGGGATGGAGATCAAGAACATGCATGTGGACGGCCACCACCGCCTGCGGCTGGAAGGCGTGATCACGGCGCGCTCCCTGATCGGGTTCAAATCCGAGTTCCTCGCCCAGACGAAAGGGACGGGCCTCATGCACCACAGTTTCCACGGCTACATCCCCAGGACCGCCCCGCCCGCCCGACGAGCCGCCGGGGTCTTGGTCGCCAAGGAGTCGGGCCTGGCCACCTCCTACGCCCTCCAAAGCCTTCAGGAGCGCTCCGTGCTCTTCGTCGCCCCTCAGATCGACATCTACGCGGGGATGATCGTGGGCCAAAATTCCCGGGAGAACGACATGGTCGTCAACCCTTGCAAAAAAAAGGCGCTCACCAACATGCGGGCGGCCGGGTCGGACGATATCGTGCAACTCACGCCCCCCCGGGTGTTCTCTTTGGAACAAGCCATCGCCTACATCGAGGACGACGAACTGGCCGAAATCACCCCCAAAACCATTCGTCTTCGCAAGAAGGAATTGGACCACAGTCTCCGCCGGAAGTCCGAGAAACGCGAAGAGGATCTGGCGGACTGA
- a CDS encoding trans-2-enoyl-CoA reductase family protein, with protein sequence MAAFGYGAKTLGLFHQKPADGKRTAMPGWYHTAAFERAAQKNGLLAASLNGDAFSNNMKRRVVSLLKESFGPVDLVIYSLASPRRTHPETGDVFSSVLKPILRPYSSKTVHFQSGVLSEVSIPPATTAEINQTVAVMGGDDWSLWIDALEASGLLAPGAVTVAYSYAGPKLTEPIYRRGTIGRAKDHLEETAHRLEERLARTGGRAVVSVNKALVTQASAAIPVMPLYISLLHKTMKAKGLHEGCIEQMARLFVDHLYAEAPPETDEIERIRLDDWEMRRDVQDEVSRLWERVDSHNVEPLADLAGYREDFFKLFGFGWEGVREDADVDPAVSIPSLKEETVGAS encoded by the coding sequence ATGGCCGCTTTCGGGTACGGCGCCAAAACCCTGGGCCTCTTCCATCAGAAACCCGCCGACGGCAAGCGAACCGCCATGCCCGGCTGGTACCACACGGCCGCCTTCGAACGCGCGGCTCAAAAGAACGGTCTCTTGGCCGCGAGCTTAAACGGCGACGCCTTTTCCAACAACATGAAACGACGGGTCGTATCGCTCTTAAAAGAGTCCTTCGGTCCTGTGGATTTGGTGATTTACAGCCTGGCGTCCCCCCGGCGGACGCACCCGGAGACGGGCGATGTCTTCAGCTCCGTCCTTAAACCCATTCTTCGGCCCTACTCTTCCAAGACCGTCCATTTCCAATCGGGCGTCCTCTCGGAGGTGTCGATTCCTCCGGCGACCACGGCGGAGATCAACCAAACCGTGGCGGTGATGGGGGGGGACGACTGGAGTCTCTGGATCGACGCTTTGGAAGCTTCCGGCCTGCTGGCCCCGGGAGCCGTGACCGTGGCTTATTCCTATGCGGGACCCAAACTGACCGAACCCATCTATCGGCGTGGCACCATCGGCCGGGCCAAGGATCATTTGGAGGAAACCGCCCACCGGTTGGAGGAGCGCCTGGCGCGAACCGGCGGAAGGGCGGTGGTGTCCGTCAACAAAGCCTTGGTCACCCAGGCCAGCGCGGCCATTCCCGTCATGCCGCTCTACATCTCCCTCCTCCACAAAACCATGAAAGCCAAGGGGCTCCACGAAGGGTGCATCGAACAGATGGCGCGGCTCTTCGTCGACCACCTTTACGCCGAGGCCCCGCCCGAGACAGACGAAATCGAAAGGATCCGCCTGGACGACTGGGAAATGCGGAGAGACGTGCAAGACGAAGTATCGCGCCTCTGGGAGCGAGTGGACAGCCATAACGTCGAACCGTTGGCGGACCTGGCGGGATACCGGGAGGATTTCTTTAAACTGTTCGGGTTCGGTTGGGAAGGAGTCAGGGAGGACGCCGACGTGGACCCCGCGGTCTCGATTCCGTCCCTGAAAGAAGAAACGGTGGGCGCGAGCTAG
- the rlmB gene encoding 23S rRNA (guanosine(2251)-2'-O)-methyltransferase RlmB, with amino-acid sequence MKDETEESDLIFGRHPVAAALKEGIVNKLWLLRGPGGSAVDELVRLAREQRVVFQWVDRQRMAGLVPGSVHQGAAARISAYRYQTLDDLWALGQPAPLVVLDGITDPHNLGAILRNAAFFGAGGVILPRWRAAGITGAVAKAAAGTLGMVPVVQVANTAQTLLELKERGYWVFGAAAEGEPCDRWDVALPAVLVIGAEGEGLHRLVRERCDRLIAVPGSGRASSLNASCATAALLYELFRRGRAQPSRV; translated from the coding sequence ATGAAGGACGAAACGGAAGAATCGGATCTGATTTTTGGCCGACACCCGGTGGCCGCGGCCTTGAAGGAAGGGATCGTGAACAAGCTTTGGCTCCTGCGTGGACCGGGCGGGTCCGCGGTGGACGAATTGGTCCGGCTCGCCCGGGAGCAGAGGGTGGTGTTCCAGTGGGTGGACCGACAGCGCATGGCCGGGTTGGTCCCCGGCTCGGTCCATCAAGGGGCGGCCGCGCGGATCTCCGCCTACCGCTACCAAACCTTGGACGATCTCTGGGCGCTGGGCCAGCCGGCTCCTCTCGTGGTTTTGGACGGCATTACCGACCCCCATAATTTGGGTGCGATCTTGCGGAACGCGGCGTTTTTCGGCGCGGGCGGCGTCATCCTTCCTCGTTGGCGGGCGGCGGGCATCACCGGCGCCGTGGCCAAGGCGGCGGCGGGAACCCTGGGGATGGTTCCGGTGGTCCAGGTGGCCAACACCGCGCAGACCCTCTTGGAATTGAAGGAACGGGGCTACTGGGTTTTCGGCGCCGCCGCCGAAGGAGAGCCCTGCGATCGATGGGACGTCGCGCTTCCCGCGGTTCTGGTGATCGGAGCGGAAGGCGAGGGCCTCCACCGGCTCGTGCGAGAGCGGTGCGATCGTCTGATTGCGGTCCCGGGCTCCGGGCGCGCCTCTTCCTTGAACGCTTCCTGCGCCACCGCCGCGCTCCTCTACGAGCTTTTCCGGAGAGGCCGCGCCCAACCCAGCCGGGTCTAA
- a CDS encoding cysteine--tRNA ligase, translated as MAAKELRFHNTFTGKEEEFKPLEEGRVKMYVCGITPYDECHLGHARCYVTFDFIRRALKRLGYAVTCVQNFTDIDDKIIQRAAEKGEAPAALAERYIADYFEKMDRLNVLRADAYPRVTEHVPAVVAFIERLVKKNLAYTAEGDVFFSVRKFPKYGKLSKRDPDDLLSGARVEVDLRKQDPLDFALWKSAKPGEPAWPSPWGPGRPGWHIECSVMSLAVLGGDTFDIHGGGQDLIFPHHENEIAQSEGATGKPFARYWIHNGFVTINKEKMSKSLGNFFTLRDIFSRHDPRVVRFLLLSHHYKGPLEFSEDQLNQARTQLAEIDEDLKRLSASLRNPLAVRPKEEKALKTLLAGFDEAVDMALAENFNSPRVIALIFALLGELKARVAKGKPVWGEGLETGLALVRKTFEEVLGIPGPADRPAPAVVGDGEEEISLLVERRQQSRQAKNWAEADRLRKELADRGVALEDTPQGPRWWKKG; from the coding sequence ATGGCGGCAAAAGAGCTTCGGTTTCACAACACCTTCACCGGGAAGGAAGAGGAGTTTAAACCCCTGGAAGAGGGGCGGGTCAAAATGTACGTCTGCGGGATCACCCCCTACGACGAATGCCATCTCGGCCATGCCCGTTGTTACGTGACCTTCGATTTCATCCGGCGCGCCTTAAAACGGCTGGGCTACGCCGTCACCTGCGTCCAAAACTTCACCGATATCGACGATAAAATTATCCAACGGGCCGCCGAAAAGGGGGAGGCTCCCGCCGCTCTGGCCGAGAGGTACATCGCCGACTATTTTGAGAAAATGGACCGTTTGAACGTTCTCCGGGCCGACGCCTACCCTCGGGTCACCGAGCACGTTCCAGCGGTGGTCGCCTTCATTGAACGGTTGGTCAAGAAAAATCTGGCTTACACGGCGGAGGGAGACGTGTTCTTCTCCGTGCGGAAGTTTCCGAAATACGGCAAGCTTTCCAAACGGGATCCGGACGATCTTCTCTCCGGGGCGCGGGTGGAGGTGGACCTTCGAAAACAAGACCCCCTCGACTTCGCCCTCTGGAAATCGGCGAAACCGGGAGAACCCGCCTGGCCCTCCCCCTGGGGGCCCGGCCGACCCGGCTGGCACATCGAATGTTCCGTCATGAGCCTCGCCGTCCTCGGGGGCGACACCTTTGACATCCACGGCGGGGGGCAGGACCTGATTTTCCCCCACCACGAAAACGAGATCGCCCAATCCGAGGGCGCCACGGGGAAACCCTTCGCCCGCTATTGGATCCACAACGGGTTCGTGACAATCAACAAAGAAAAGATGTCGAAGTCCCTGGGGAACTTTTTCACTCTGCGGGACATTTTCAGCCGGCACGATCCTCGGGTGGTTCGGTTCCTGCTCTTGAGCCATCACTACAAAGGCCCGCTCGAGTTCTCCGAGGATCAGCTGAATCAAGCCCGAACCCAGCTGGCCGAGATCGACGAGGATTTGAAGCGGCTGTCCGCCTCGCTTCGAAACCCGCTGGCTGTGCGGCCCAAGGAGGAAAAGGCCCTCAAGACGCTATTGGCGGGTTTTGATGAGGCCGTGGACATGGCTTTGGCCGAAAACTTTAATTCGCCCCGGGTGATCGCTTTGATCTTCGCCTTGTTGGGAGAGTTGAAGGCTCGGGTGGCGAAAGGAAAGCCCGTCTGGGGAGAGGGTTTGGAAACGGGTCTGGCTCTGGTTCGGAAAACATTTGAAGAAGTTCTTGGGATTCCCGGACCGGCGGATCGGCCGGCCCCGGCGGTCGTGGGCGATGGGGAGGAGGAGATCTCTCTTTTGGTTGAGCGGCGCCAACAATCGCGCCAGGCCAAGAACTGGGCCGAGGCCGATCGGTTGCGGAAGGAGCTGGCGGACCGGGGCGTGGCGCTGGAAGACACCCCCCAGGGGCCCCGCTGGTGGAAAAAAGGATGA
- a CDS encoding 2-C-methyl-D-erythritol 2,4-cyclodiphosphate synthase translates to MTRVGLGYDSHRLVQGRPLVLGGVRIPYEKGLAGHSDADVVLHAVIDALIGAAGQGDIGTFYPDSDVRWKGADSLDLLLDARRRIGRRFSVENVDVTLLAEAPRIGPYKNRMRAKIARALQMSVDRVNVKAKTNEGMGFVGRREGLAALAVCSLEKK, encoded by the coding sequence ATGACTCGCGTCGGGTTGGGGTATGACAGCCATCGGTTGGTTCAAGGGCGGCCTCTCGTCTTGGGCGGCGTCCGCATCCCCTATGAAAAAGGGCTCGCCGGGCATTCCGACGCGGACGTGGTGTTGCACGCCGTGATCGATGCCCTGATCGGGGCGGCGGGACAGGGCGATATCGGGACCTTCTACCCAGATTCGGACGTTCGGTGGAAAGGCGCGGACAGCCTGGACCTCCTGCTGGACGCGCGCCGCCGAATCGGTCGGCGGTTTTCAGTCGAAAACGTGGACGTCACGCTGTTGGCGGAGGCCCCCCGCATTGGCCCCTATAAAAACCGCATGCGGGCCAAGATCGCCCGGGCGCTCCAAATGTCGGTGGACCGGGTGAACGTCAAAGCCAAAACCAACGAAGGCATGGGGTTCGTCGGACGGCGGGAAGGCTTGGCCGCTTTGGCGGTTTGCTCTCTGGAGAAAAAATAA
- the ispD gene encoding 2-C-methyl-D-erythritol 4-phosphate cytidylyltransferase, whose amino-acid sequence MGREAFFRAPPRSRRSAARAEVTGGVSVVLVAAGRGRRFGAPKQFEQLLGRPLLYWPLHTFEKTPGVREIVLVVAKDRLVWARRFVGRAGLKKVRTILVGGRERADSVRAGLGAVSSEAGVVLIHDAARVLVSRELVERVAAAAQRTGAALAARPVPDTVKAVVRKPGRFFVKGTVPRAGLWLAQTPQGFRADVARRIASRLTPSLTDDVQAAERLGIPVEIVPGAVVNFKVTVPEDLDLARAILLQRVKRGGMA is encoded by the coding sequence ATGGGTCGGGAGGCCTTCTTTCGGGCGCCCCCCCGTTCTCGACGGTCCGCCGCCAGGGCGGAGGTGACGGGAGGGGTCTCGGTCGTCTTGGTGGCCGCGGGCCGGGGGCGCCGTTTTGGCGCGCCGAAGCAATTCGAACAGCTTCTTGGTCGGCCCCTCCTTTATTGGCCCCTTCACACCTTCGAGAAAACGCCCGGGGTTCGGGAGATCGTTTTGGTGGTGGCCAAAGACCGTTTGGTTTGGGCCCGGCGGTTCGTTGGGCGCGCGGGGCTGAAAAAGGTGCGAACCATTTTAGTTGGCGGCCGGGAACGGGCGGACTCCGTTCGCGCGGGGCTCGGCGCTGTATCGTCCGAGGCTGGCGTGGTTTTAATCCACGACGCCGCGCGGGTCCTGGTGTCCCGAGAGCTGGTCGAGCGGGTGGCCGCCGCCGCCCAACGAACGGGCGCGGCGTTGGCGGCCCGCCCTGTTCCGGACACGGTGAAGGCCGTCGTGAGGAAACCGGGCCGTTTTTTTGTGAAAGGAACGGTTCCCCGGGCGGGACTCTGGTTGGCCCAGACGCCCCAGGGGTTTCGAGCGGACGTGGCTCGGCGGATCGCCTCCCGGCTCACGCCCTCCTTGACCGACGATGTCCAAGCCGCCGAGCGGCTCGGAATCCCCGTGGAAATCGTTCCCGGCGCCGTTGTCAATTTCAAGGTCACCGTCCCCGAAGATTTGGATCTGGCCCGGGCGATCCTTTTGCAACGGGTGAAAAGAGGGGGAATGGCCTAA
- a CDS encoding TRAM domain-containing protein, giving the protein MRVLVGLAGPLIGYTQVSRDAKGLLVGLLASGFIIGVELLVERVPLDAIISAVIGAVIGLVAARLGNWAIFLLDNEPLHLLAQKYSLMTHFILAALGVMIAVQKRSELELLDRDLIVKGGKKKSLTTYLVDTSVLIDGRIADICETKFVAGTLVVPRFILRELQGVADSSDGAKRARGRRGLDILARLQENPEVPVRLFDKDFPEIREVDAKLVALAKDLGARVLTTDFNLNKVASLQGVTVLNVNDLANSLRPVVLPGETMSLFVLKEGKEREQGVAYLDDGTMVVVEEGRRAVGQKVKVSVTSILQTSAGRMIFAKLQKGPLADGPAAGPAEQAAHPDL; this is encoded by the coding sequence ATGCGGGTGTTGGTGGGCTTGGCCGGGCCGTTGATCGGCTATACCCAGGTGTCGCGGGACGCGAAGGGGCTTTTGGTTGGACTATTGGCGTCCGGGTTTATTATCGGCGTTGAGCTGTTGGTGGAGCGGGTGCCGCTGGACGCCATCATTTCGGCGGTGATCGGCGCCGTGATCGGGCTCGTGGCCGCGCGCTTGGGAAACTGGGCGATTTTCCTCTTGGATAACGAGCCTCTTCATTTGCTCGCTCAAAAATATTCGCTCATGACCCACTTCATCTTGGCCGCCTTGGGTGTCATGATCGCGGTTCAAAAACGCTCGGAACTGGAGCTCTTGGACCGGGATTTGATCGTCAAAGGCGGAAAAAAGAAGTCCCTCACGACCTATTTGGTGGACACCTCGGTTTTGATCGATGGACGGATCGCGGACATCTGCGAGACCAAATTCGTGGCGGGGACGCTGGTGGTTCCGCGCTTCATTTTGCGCGAGCTTCAGGGCGTGGCGGATTCCTCGGACGGGGCGAAGCGGGCCCGCGGGCGCCGCGGGTTGGACATTCTGGCCCGTCTCCAGGAAAACCCGGAGGTTCCGGTCCGCCTCTTCGATAAGGATTTCCCGGAGATAAGAGAAGTGGATGCCAAGTTGGTCGCCCTGGCCAAAGATTTGGGCGCTCGGGTGTTGACCACCGATTTCAATTTAAACAAGGTGGCTTCGCTCCAGGGGGTCACGGTCTTGAACGTCAACGACCTGGCCAACTCCCTGCGGCCGGTGGTGCTCCCGGGGGAAACCATGAGCCTCTTCGTCCTGAAGGAAGGGAAAGAACGAGAACAGGGGGTCGCCTATTTAGACGACGGCACCATGGTCGTGGTGGAAGAAGGACGCCGGGCCGTGGGCCAGAAGGTGAAGGTCTCGGTCACTTCCATCCTCCAGACGTCCGCGGGCCGTATGATTTTCGCGAAACTCCAGAAGGGCCCCTTGGCCGACGGGCCGGCCGCGGGACCGGCGGAACAAGCCGCCCATCCAGACCTGTAA
- the radA gene encoding DNA repair protein RadA yields the protein MKKRVHSVFVCAECGADTAKWAGQCPSCGRWNTLAERTDRPGARGSGPAGPRRLTDFSSRVTPLVEVQTSDVSRRRTGIGEFDRILGGGLVPGSLVLLGGPPGIGKSTLMLQAADRLATPDFRVLYISGEESPEQVRSRAARIGVENASLLFASETDLGKILDAVRETKPGALVVDSVQTVHKPDLPGAPGAVAQIRECAAELLHLAKGEGLGVFLLGHVTKEGDLAGPRVLEHMVDTVLYFETEREDVHRVLRAIKNRFGPTNEIGVFEMTGRGLMEVTNPSALFLGERAGPAPAGTSVLAALEGTRPLLVEIQSLVVRTLFGMPRRQVSGVDYNRASLLIAVLDRRCGFHLDSQDVYVKATGGLDVREPAADLAVCAAIASAAVDRAIPAGTVWLGEVGLGGELRSVPQVAERLAEAAKLGFTKAIIPANALRGRAAPAGLEVRAVGSLGEALGAAGLSPQGT from the coding sequence TTGAAAAAACGGGTTCATTCGGTTTTTGTCTGCGCGGAGTGCGGGGCGGACACGGCGAAATGGGCGGGCCAGTGCCCCTCCTGCGGGCGGTGGAACACCTTGGCGGAGCGGACCGATCGCCCGGGCGCCCGTGGCTCCGGGCCGGCCGGTCCGCGGCGTCTCACGGATTTTTCTTCCCGGGTCACGCCCTTGGTGGAGGTTCAAACGTCGGACGTGTCGCGGCGGCGCACGGGGATCGGCGAATTCGACCGGATTTTGGGCGGGGGGCTCGTGCCGGGGTCTTTGGTTTTGTTGGGCGGCCCTCCGGGAATCGGGAAATCGACGCTCATGCTTCAGGCGGCGGACCGATTGGCGACGCCCGATTTTCGGGTCCTTTATATTTCGGGCGAGGAATCTCCCGAGCAGGTTCGGAGCCGAGCGGCGAGGATCGGGGTCGAAAACGCCTCCCTCCTCTTCGCCTCGGAAACGGACCTGGGAAAGATTTTGGACGCGGTGCGGGAAACGAAACCCGGGGCGCTGGTGGTGGATTCGGTTCAAACGGTCCATAAGCCCGACCTTCCCGGCGCGCCGGGGGCCGTGGCCCAGATCCGGGAGTGCGCGGCGGAACTTCTGCACTTGGCCAAGGGCGAGGGGCTGGGTGTTTTCCTCCTCGGTCACGTGACCAAAGAGGGGGACCTCGCCGGCCCGCGGGTTTTGGAACACATGGTGGACACGGTTTTGTATTTCGAAACCGAACGGGAAGACGTTCATCGGGTTCTGCGGGCCATCAAGAACCGGTTCGGCCCCACCAACGAGATCGGCGTTTTTGAAATGACCGGGCGAGGTTTAATGGAAGTCACGAACCCCTCGGCACTCTTTCTGGGCGAGCGGGCGGGGCCGGCCCCGGCGGGCACGTCGGTCCTGGCGGCGCTGGAAGGCACGCGGCCGCTTTTGGTGGAGATTCAGTCGTTGGTGGTCCGAACGTTGTTCGGGATGCCGCGTCGGCAGGTGTCCGGCGTGGATTATAATCGGGCCTCTCTCTTGATCGCCGTGCTCGATCGGCGGTGCGGGTTCCATTTAGATTCCCAGGACGTTTATGTGAAAGCCACGGGAGGTCTCGATGTGCGGGAGCCCGCCGCGGACCTGGCCGTGTGCGCGGCGATCGCCAGCGCGGCTGTGGATCGGGCCATCCCGGCCGGAACGGTGTGGCTGGGGGAAGTGGGATTGGGGGGGGAACTGCGATCCGTCCCCCAGGTGGCGGAGCGGTTGGCGGAGGCGGCCAAACTGGGGTTCACCAAAGCGATTATTCCGGCGAACGCTCTCCGGGGCCGCGCCGCGCCGGCGGGGTTGGAGGTTCGGGCCGTGGGAAGTTTGGGGGAGGCGTTGGGCGCGGCCGGATTATCGCCGCAGGGTACATGA
- a CDS encoding bifunctional nuclease family protein: MLREARIYSLANVGGQAVLVLEEVNGPRLLPVWIGLYEGGSIGMALAGQKFPRPLTHDLMLEAVKRLGAKLEKIVITDLKDSTFFADVHVRQDGEEIVLDARPSDSIALAVRENCPIFVAEQVFAACPEMLKPITGEEVEDFKKKLETMTPEDFFRDLKKKEEDGGKTEGEAE, translated from the coding sequence ATGTTGAGAGAGGCTCGAATCTATTCGCTGGCCAACGTCGGCGGCCAGGCGGTGTTGGTGTTGGAGGAAGTGAACGGTCCCCGCCTCCTTCCGGTTTGGATCGGGCTCTACGAAGGGGGGTCCATTGGGATGGCCCTGGCCGGTCAGAAATTTCCCCGCCCCTTGACCCATGATTTGATGCTGGAAGCCGTGAAACGGTTGGGCGCCAAACTGGAAAAGATCGTCATCACGGATTTAAAAGACAGCACGTTTTTTGCCGACGTCCATGTCCGGCAGGACGGCGAAGAAATTGTTTTGGACGCGCGCCCATCGGATTCCATTGCGCTGGCGGTGCGGGAGAACTGCCCCATTTTCGTGGCCGAGCAAGTCTTCGCGGCCTGTCCCGAAATGTTGAAACCCATCACCGGGGAGGAAGTCGAGGATTTCAAGAAAAAACTGGAAACCATGACCCCCGAGGATTTCTTCCGGGACTTGAAGAAAAAAGAAGAGGACGGGGGAAAGACCGAGGGAGAGGCGGAATAA
- a CDS encoding MCE family protein translates to MALSTETKVGLFSLSGLVVFALGIFVLGDFQFHGTYPLYIYFDNALGLPEKGPVKVAGVEVGQVERIDLESQRARVKVRVRNGIGVHRGSKAQVASTGLIGSKYLEMTLGDSSAPLLSPGDSFEGTPTFTFDEVMSKLGAFLKDDPVNGPVTENLRVTIGNFRKVSQSLADSIGNQQTELAEIVRNIRDVSDHAKHVAADLREITGERKEDIKIALARFRSISERLDQITERVQKGEGLLGRLVNDPELGKNMDQTMSNVNKASSDLRGFMGRITAIKIYWDYRQRFDLEDGRWHPDVGLTVVPRPGKYYYLAGNNLGNRQDRTVDGNDMERRNTFTGVLGQEFGPVTLYGGVIRSAGGAGVKIRPLPVSSAWNRRVELEAEAYDIGRNETYQGTTFDKPVYNVGARVKAIDPWLWIGAQLEDVAVRRNLNVNANLVFRDEDLAFLLGFVGLAR, encoded by the coding sequence ATGGCTCTTTCCACGGAAACCAAAGTCGGTCTTTTCAGCTTGAGCGGGTTGGTGGTTTTCGCCCTGGGCATTTTCGTTTTGGGGGATTTTCAGTTTCACGGGACGTACCCCCTCTACATCTATTTCGATAACGCCCTCGGCCTGCCGGAGAAGGGGCCCGTCAAGGTGGCCGGGGTGGAGGTGGGCCAGGTCGAGCGGATCGATTTGGAAAGCCAACGGGCGCGGGTCAAGGTCCGGGTGAGGAACGGCATCGGCGTTCACCGGGGGTCCAAGGCCCAGGTGGCCTCCACGGGCCTCATCGGGTCCAAATACCTGGAAATGACCCTGGGGGACTCCTCGGCTCCCCTCTTGTCACCGGGGGACTCTTTTGAGGGGACCCCCACCTTCACCTTCGATGAAGTCATGTCGAAGTTAGGGGCCTTCCTGAAAGACGACCCCGTGAACGGGCCGGTGACGGAAAACCTGCGCGTCACGATCGGCAACTTCCGCAAGGTGTCCCAGTCTCTGGCCGACTCCATCGGCAATCAACAGACCGAACTGGCGGAGATCGTGCGAAACATTCGGGACGTCTCCGACCACGCGAAGCATGTGGCCGCTGATCTCAGGGAAATCACGGGCGAACGGAAGGAGGACATCAAGATCGCCCTGGCCCGGTTCCGCTCGATTTCGGAACGGTTGGACCAGATCACCGAGCGCGTGCAGAAAGGAGAAGGGCTTTTGGGCCGCCTCGTGAACGATCCCGAGTTGGGGAAGAACATGGACCAAACCATGTCCAACGTCAACAAAGCGAGCAGTGATTTGAGAGGGTTCATGGGACGCATTACCGCCATCAAAATTTATTGGGACTACCGCCAACGCTTCGACCTGGAGGACGGCCGCTGGCATCCCGACGTCGGGTTGACCGTGGTTCCACGCCCGGGGAAGTATTACTATCTGGCCGGTAACAACTTGGGCAACCGCCAAGACCGGACCGTCGATGGAAATGACATGGAACGGCGGAATACCTTTACCGGTGTTTTGGGACAAGAATTCGGGCCAGTGACCCTTTACGGAGGGGTCATTCGCTCGGCCGGCGGCGCCGGAGTCAAAATCCGGCCGCTCCCTGTTTCCAGTGCCTGGAACCGTCGGGTGGAGTTGGAGGCCGAGGCTTACGATATCGGCCGGAACGAAACGTATCAGGGAACCACCTTCGACAAGCCCGTCTATAATGTGGGCGCCCGGGTGAAGGCCATCGACCCGTGGCTCTGGATCGGTGCCCAGTTGGAGGACGTGGCGGTCCGGAGGAATTTGAACGTCAACGCCAACCTGGTGTTCCGCGACGAGGACCTCGCGTTCCTGTTGGGGTTTGTCGGTTTGGCGAGATAA